The sequence GAGGAGCATCCGTGACTCGCGCTCACCCCGCCGCCGAGCCGGCTGCTTGCGACTCGCGATAGGCATTGAGCTCGTCCTCGAGGCGGTCCGCCGGAAGCATGCCGAGCTCGGCGATCACTTGACCGAGCGGAAGGCGCGCGTCGCGCTGGCGCGCCAGGAGCCGATCGCGTTGCTCCTCGGTCATTGCGCCCATCTCCACGGCCAACGCGCAGAACCTGAGCTCGCTCTGCGCTTGGCGCTCGAGCACGGCGACGATCTGATCGAGCGTGAGCACGCCTTCCTCAAACGCGATGCGTCCGATCGACGGGCGCATCGCTTCTTGCCGCTCGAGCGCCTCGAGCAGCTGCCGCTCCGAGAGCAGGCCGCGATGAACGAGATGTTTCCCGAACATGAACGCCTCCCGCGACGAGTTGTGCCCTTCATCGGCTGAAGGTTGAGGCGCGTTGAGGGGTCCGAGCGTGTCTGCGTATTCCTGCGGATTGGCCTCGCCCCTCTGAGCGCCGATACGCGAACTCTCTCGCGCGAGGAGCGGCATCGCCTTGGAAGCCAAGTATGTAGCGCGGCAGGCCATCCTCGATCGCCGCCAGGAAGCCGTCGCCTACGAGTTTCTCTTTCGCGACGGTCCGGTAAACGCGTTTCGCTGCGATTCCATCTCACGCGCCACCAGCAGCGTGATCGCCGATTCCTTCCTCACGATCGGCCTGGATTCGCTCACCGGCGGCCGCCCGGCATTCATCAACTTCTCGCACGAGTCGCTGGTGCAGGACCTCGCGTATCTGCTTCCGCCGAAGCTGCTCGTAGTCGAGGTGCTCGAGAGCGTCGAGCCCGACGCCGCCGCCATCGACGCGTGCCGGCGCCTGAAGAGCGCGGGCTACACGCTCGCGCTCGACGACTTCGAGTGGTCCGAGGCCTGGCGCCCGCTCGTAGAGATTGCCGACATCGTGAAGATCGACTTTCGCGCGACGCTCGGCGAGCGGCGCCACGCCATCGCCGCGCAGCTGCGGCCATTTGGCCTGCGGCTTCTCGCCGAGAAGGTGGAAACCTGGGAGGAGTTCGAAGACGCGCTGGCGGCGGGCTACGACCTTTTCCAGGGCTACTTGTTCAGCAAGCCGGTCATTCGGACTGCGCGCGACGTTCGCGGCTTCGAACACTCGCACGTCCAGATCCTTCGGGCGGTGAGCTCACCAGACTGCGACCTCAAGACCCTGGAAGAGCTCGTGCGACGCGATGTCGCGCTCACCTACAAGATCATGCGCCGGGTGAACTCCGCCTCGTTCGGCGTGACTCGCAAGACCACTTCCTTGCGCTCGGCGCTTGCGCTCCTGGGAGTCGACGAGGTCCGCAAGTGGGTGGCGCTGCTGGTCGTCGCAGGCCTCGCGAAGGGTTCCCCGACCGAGCTCGTTCGCGTGGCGCTGCTGCGTGCACACTTTTGCGAGGCGGCCGCCTCGTGCTTCGAGGTCGGCGACCGGGCGACCGACCTCTTCCTCGCCGGGTTGTTTTCTGAGATCGGCACGATGTTGCAGCGACCACTCGCCGAGGCGCTCGACGAGATCGGCCTGCCGAAGGACCTCGAAGCCGTGTTGAGCGGCGAGGACGGCCCACTCGCAAGCCCGCTGCGCTGCGCGAGAGCGTGGGAACGCGGCGACTGGGACGCCATCCAGAAGCTCGCTGCGAACTCGCCATCTCGCGGAGACAGCCTGCCGGAAGCCTACGCCGAGGCCCTGCTCTGGCTGCGCGAGTGCCAGCCGCTCACCGAGTGAGCGCGAGATCTCGGCGGGCGGCGCGCAGGCCTTGCTGCGCGGCCAG comes from Deltaproteobacteria bacterium and encodes:
- a CDS encoding HDOD domain-containing protein translates to MEAKYVARQAILDRRQEAVAYEFLFRDGPVNAFRCDSISRATSSVIADSFLTIGLDSLTGGRPAFINFSHESLVQDLAYLLPPKLLVVEVLESVEPDAAAIDACRRLKSAGYTLALDDFEWSEAWRPLVEIADIVKIDFRATLGERRHAIAAQLRPFGLRLLAEKVETWEEFEDALAAGYDLFQGYLFSKPVIRTARDVRGFEHSHVQILRAVSSPDCDLKTLEELVRRDVALTYKIMRRVNSASFGVTRKTTSLRSALALLGVDEVRKWVALLVVAGLAKGSPTELVRVALLRAHFCEAAASCFEVGDRATDLFLAGLFSEIGTMLQRPLAEALDEIGLPKDLEAVLSGEDGPLASPLRCARAWERGDWDAIQKLAANSPSRGDSLPEAYAEALLWLRECQPLTE